GTTTATGCAAATGCGGGACACATTTATCCCCTCGTTTGGTCTAAACAAGCGGTGGCTGACAAAGCAGAAATCGAGCCAAATTTCTTAAAAGTTCGAGGCGTTCCTTTGGGGATCTTGCCGGTGTGGAAAGCCAAAGCGGGCACCTTAACGTTAAATCCAGGGGATATCTTTCTACTAACGAGCGATGGCATTACAGAAGCCACTATCTCTGAAGAAGGCTCCGCCGGCACCGGGTCAAATGCAGGGTCAATGCTCCAACAGTCGGGTCTTTGGGAGCTTCTACTGGCTGAGCCGGCTCCTTTAGACCTGAATAATTTATTAGCTCGCATCCGCGATCAAGCGGTGGAGCAAGAAGATGACCAAACTATTCTTTCTCTGGAGGTTCTGTGAGCTATGAGAACTGAGCTTCATGTGCCAAGTGATTTGAGGTTTTTGACAATCGTTGAAAACTGGCTGCTGGGTTCTTTAGAGGTTGAAGTCGGCGAATATGTAGATTGGCCGCGTCAGTCCAATCGGTTGCGCCTGGTTCTAGCGGAAGCTTATTCCAACGTAGTTCGGCACGCCCATAGAGATCAGCCTAACCTGCCGGTGCTAATTCGCTTAGAACTTAAGGATCGTGACATTGCGCTGGAAGTTTGGGATCACGGTAGAGGATACGATCTGTCTACCTATATGGCTCCATCACCGGAAGCGATGTCTGATGGCGGCTATGGCTGGCTGATTATGAATCGTCTGATGGATAGGGTTGAATATTGCTTGCAAATAGACGGTCGTAACTGTCTCAAATTGGAAGCCAGTTTGCCAGAAGTGAAAAAAGCTTAGTCATCTACGAGTCTGAATCAGGCTTCAGGAACCTCGATGAGTGAAATGTTTTTCACGATAGCGCTCAAGCGGAGAATAGAAACTCCACCGGCGCTATCTATCTGGGCATAAGCTTTGAGCCGGTTTTACCATTTCCTAAACCATTGAGAAATCATATTAATCTTCTGCTTAGGTTAAGAGCAGATGTGCCGGCACACAGAAATTTATGGGAGTGTCAGATAAACTAAATTGATGTGAAATAAAATTAGAAATTCTAATAATTTTTGCTAATCTAAAGCCGGCAAACCCTTAAGACGAGCAGCCGTTATCCTTCATTCCCAAACGCCAAGTGAGGGTTCAGCCATCAAGACTGAGATTGGCGCATATCTAGCAATTCCTGGGGAGACGCCAGCAGTTTAATCGTGGCAGAAATCATTTCCTGCTCTTGATTGAGTATAAATATCCAACTAACATTCACACCAAACCACGGAGTCTGTACCTTACCGCTGACTTGAATCTGAGTTTGGTTATTTTCTAAGGGTTCGGCGATGCCTTGGCGCGGGTTGAGCTGCATCCCTTTCGCGTGTGCTTCCAGGTAAGCGGCAATTGCTTCAGGGCCAACCATCGGCTCCTCAAAGGGCGGGTTCATCTGTCCATCTGCGGCAAACAACGCCGCTGTGGCCTCAAAATCGCCGGCATTAAACGTTTCAAAATAGCGCTGCACCACCGGCTCTGTAATGCCTTCTATTGTGACATCAGTTCCAGATGCCGGTTCAGTGTTTGAGTTGATAGCGTCTTCAGTTTCCATCAGATTTACCCTGGAGAAAGCATAGGCGGCAAATCGATTTTAAACGAATATCGGGACGTAATTATTCGTATCTTTATTAACTGGGTTAAGAGCCAAACTCGCAGATCAATGGCAATTATGTAACGCTTTTCAACAATTTGTCTATAAAATTTACAAATAGGTCAGAGAAAAATTATAATACTTTGATCGTTTGCGCTCCTGATCGCTAGATCGATTTGTCTTGGCAAGGTAAATGCGCTATTCGGCTGGTGAGAAAGAAGCATAAACTTGCCCCTGCCCTAATTTTTAAGCCTGTGAACTCACCCGTCAGTAGCACCCAGGTTAAACAGAAAGCCACAGAGTTGGGATTCCACAAGGTTGGAATCGCTGCAGCAGACTCGGCTGCCGGCACTTCAGAGGCGGCGCACCTGCAGGCGTGGTTTGCAAAAGGCTACCACGCTGATATGGATTGGATGGCCAACCCCAACCGCCAAGAGATTCGCCGGTTAATGCCAGAAGTGCAGTCTGTCATTTGCGTAGCGCTCAACTACTACACCCCTCACCAGCGTCCTGAAGGACAAGAATATGCCAAAATCTCCCGTTATGGATGGGGACGGGATTATCACAAGGTACTGCATAAAAAACTGAAGGCGCTGGCAAACTGGCTGCAAGCACAAGGCGACGACATCCAAGCGCGTTACTATGCGGACACCGGCCCGATTCAGGATAAAATGTGGGCGCAGCAAGCCGGCATTGGTTGGGTTGCGAAGAACAGTAATGTGATCACGCGAGAATACGGTTCTTGGGTGTTTTT
Above is a genomic segment from Microcoleus sp. FACHB-68 containing:
- a CDS encoding anti-sigma regulatory factor, whose product is MRTELHVPSDLRFLTIVENWLLGSLEVEVGEYVDWPRQSNRLRLVLAEAYSNVVRHAHRDQPNLPVLIRLELKDRDIALEVWDHGRGYDLSTYMAPSPEAMSDGGYGWLIMNRLMDRVEYCLQIDGRNCLKLEASLPEVKKA
- a CDS encoding nuclear transport factor 2 family protein yields the protein METEDAINSNTEPASGTDVTIEGITEPVVQRYFETFNAGDFEATAALFAADGQMNPPFEEPMVGPEAIAAYLEAHAKGMQLNPRQGIAEPLENNQTQIQVSGKVQTPWFGVNVSWIFILNQEQEMISATIKLLASPQELLDMRQSQS
- the queG gene encoding tRNA epoxyqueuosine(34) reductase QueG, translated to MNSPVSSTQVKQKATELGFHKVGIAAADSAAGTSEAAHLQAWFAKGYHADMDWMANPNRQEIRRLMPEVQSVICVALNYYTPHQRPEGQEYAKISRYGWGRDYHKVLHKKLKALANWLQAQGDDIQARYYADTGPIQDKMWAQQAGIGWVAKNSNVITREYGSWVFLGEVLTDLVLMPDQPHTEHCGTCTRCLDACPTGAIIQPFVVDANRCIAYHTIENRREQLPDAITSQMHGWVAGCDICQDVCPWNQRFAKETDIAEFQPYPENVAPTLAELAEISDEQWDQRFRASALRRIKPEMLRRNARVNLEAGSRTIEVKGET